Proteins encoded by one window of Vampirovibrionales bacterium:
- a CDS encoding DUF721 domain-containing protein, protein MASEFSDEKRAGRGARRAKSPRIQTRRAASELTSLANVLPQVGESLGLERKAAELAMLALWRELTPPPYRDRSRALKIIRQGEAQVLQVGVEDGATAGDLSFQLEAIRARLNAFSAQTGVTIDRIQLMTR, encoded by the coding sequence GTGGCCTCTGAGTTTTCCGACGAGAAGCGGGCGGGACGGGGCGCCAGGCGGGCGAAATCTCCCCGGATTCAGACGCGGCGCGCTGCATCGGAGTTGACGTCCCTGGCCAACGTCTTGCCTCAGGTGGGAGAATCGCTGGGGCTGGAGCGAAAAGCCGCAGAACTGGCCATGCTGGCCTTGTGGCGCGAACTGACGCCGCCGCCTTATCGCGATCGCAGCCGGGCTTTGAAAATTATTCGTCAGGGAGAGGCGCAGGTCTTGCAAGTGGGCGTCGAAGACGGGGCGACGGCGGGGGACCTGTCGTTTCAACTGGAGGCGATTCGCGCGCGTTTGAACGCGTTTTCGGCGCAGACGGGCGTGACGATCGATCGGATTCAGTTAATGACGCGCTAG
- the dnaN gene encoding DNA polymerase III subunit beta — MKFTVQRDLFQQAIAAAQRATSSRPIQPILAHVLLQSQGDNQLKLSATDLDFALETTVEAEVSEPGQTTLSARKLADIMAKLPPGVAVSFQVDESAQTARIRCGSSSFELRTLPAADFPELKPIDQEQYLEVDGRALIRAINQTAFAAASYESNNVLGGVFFRLTAQSLEMAATDGSRLARSIEALSAPPALGESASVSAIIPVKALQEFVKLAGGSLEADEKVRLAISQGQISLRTPHLYVLSRLLDGQYPQYGQLIPQENKIVALANRQAFIASLERAAVMANERTNVVKLTFEGDHLSLAANTPDVGDASDAMNVTFENDEPLIIAFNYKFLLDALKVIESDDVRMETNGALAPTVFKSRDRDDYLCLVMPVQVK, encoded by the coding sequence ATGAAATTTACCGTACAGCGGGATCTCTTTCAGCAGGCCATCGCCGCCGCCCAGCGCGCCACCTCTTCGAGGCCCATTCAGCCGATTCTGGCGCATGTGCTGCTTCAGTCGCAGGGCGACAACCAGCTGAAATTGTCGGCGACGGACCTCGATTTTGCGCTGGAAACGACGGTGGAGGCCGAGGTCAGCGAGCCCGGACAAACCACGCTGTCGGCGCGCAAGTTGGCCGATATCATGGCCAAGCTGCCGCCGGGCGTCGCCGTGTCGTTTCAGGTGGATGAAAGCGCGCAAACGGCGCGGATTCGCTGCGGATCCAGCTCGTTTGAACTGCGGACCCTGCCCGCCGCCGATTTCCCCGAGCTGAAACCCATTGATCAGGAGCAGTATCTCGAAGTGGATGGCCGCGCGCTGATTCGCGCCATCAACCAGACGGCTTTCGCCGCTGCCAGCTATGAGTCCAATAACGTGCTGGGCGGCGTCTTCTTTCGACTCACGGCGCAATCGCTTGAAATGGCCGCCACCGATGGCTCGCGGCTGGCGCGATCCATTGAAGCGCTGAGCGCGCCGCCCGCCTTGGGCGAGAGCGCCAGCGTCAGCGCGATTATTCCGGTAAAGGCGCTTCAGGAGTTCGTCAAGCTGGCGGGCGGCTCGCTGGAGGCCGATGAGAAAGTACGGCTGGCCATCAGTCAGGGGCAAATTTCGCTGCGAACGCCGCATCTGTACGTGCTGTCGCGCCTGCTCGACGGTCAGTACCCGCAATACGGCCAACTGATTCCTCAGGAAAATAAAATCGTGGCGCTGGCCAATCGCCAGGCCTTTATCGCCTCGCTGGAGCGCGCCGCCGTCATGGCCAACGAGCGCACCAATGTCGTCAAACTCACCTTCGAAGGCGATCATTTGAGCCTTGCGGCCAACACGCCGGATGTGGGCGACGCCAGCGACGCGATGAATGTGACGTTTGAAAACGACGAGCCGCTGATCATCGCCTTCAACTACAAGTTTTTGCTGGATGCGCTCAAGGTGATTGAATCCGACGACGTGCGGATGGAAACCAATGGCGCGCTGGCCCCGACAGTGTTTAAATCGCGCGACCGCGATGATTACCTGTGTCTGGTGATGCCGGTTCAGGTGAAATAA
- the recF gene encoding DNA replication/repair protein RecF, producing MKLHGLTARRFRNITDQTLRFSPGVNLILGENGQGKTNLLEAIYLLSYTRSPRTRQERELLMAGSQEAMLSATVMTRGGAGCELGARLSLSENNDASRLKTSFLLNASPVRTRSALLGHAPTVSFFNTDLLLLRGAPDYRRQWLDAAIVQYDKRHFTHLADYQRVRQQKARLLKTALETGMSGDARAQLAIWNDQLAQTGGRVNALRADYLKRLGARASLTYADLSAGRETLTMQYRCHALADAPTACADLSDPADETAWAQILAEALTRREPEEWRRAACLVGPHRDDVDFALDGLDACAYGSQGQQRTVALALKLSELALLSERLGDWPALLLDDVMAELDPKRQSELIDRLDPGIQVFLTTTHLEGRLKEAVGRLMRASDATAAAFEARGGAYCERALAPVSLAPLSEEALVSGL from the coding sequence ATGAAACTCCATGGGCTGACGGCTCGACGTTTTCGTAATATTACGGATCAGACGCTGCGCTTTTCGCCGGGCGTGAACCTGATTCTGGGTGAGAATGGACAAGGCAAGACCAATCTGCTGGAAGCCATTTACCTGCTCTCGTATACGCGATCGCCGCGAACCCGGCAAGAGCGCGAGCTGTTGATGGCGGGCTCGCAGGAAGCCATGCTCAGCGCCACGGTGATGACGCGCGGCGGCGCGGGCTGCGAACTGGGCGCGCGACTTTCGCTCAGCGAAAATAATGACGCCTCTCGCCTTAAAACCTCCTTCTTGCTGAATGCCTCGCCGGTTCGCACGCGCTCGGCGCTGCTGGGCCATGCGCCGACAGTCTCGTTTTTTAATACCGACCTGCTGCTGCTGCGCGGCGCGCCGGACTATCGCCGTCAGTGGCTGGATGCGGCCATTGTCCAGTACGACAAGCGCCATTTTACGCATCTGGCCGACTATCAGCGCGTGCGTCAGCAAAAGGCCCGCCTGCTGAAAACCGCGCTTGAAACCGGCATGAGTGGCGACGCGCGCGCCCAGCTTGCCATCTGGAACGACCAATTGGCGCAGACCGGCGGACGGGTCAATGCCCTGCGCGCCGACTATTTGAAGCGATTGGGCGCGCGCGCGTCCTTGACCTACGCCGACTTGTCGGCGGGGCGCGAAACGTTGACGATGCAATACCGCTGCCATGCGCTGGCCGATGCGCCAACCGCCTGCGCGGATTTGTCCGATCCGGCGGATGAGACGGCGTGGGCGCAGATTCTTGCCGAGGCGCTCACGCGGCGCGAGCCGGAAGAGTGGCGTCGCGCGGCCTGTCTGGTGGGCCCGCATCGCGATGACGTGGATTTTGCGCTCGATGGGCTCGATGCGTGCGCTTACGGCAGTCAGGGACAGCAACGCACGGTCGCGCTGGCGCTGAAACTTTCTGAACTGGCGCTATTGTCTGAGCGTCTGGGAGACTGGCCGGCGCTGCTGCTGGATGATGTCATGGCCGAACTCGATCCCAAGCGTCAAAGCGAGTTAATCGACCGACTCGATCCCGGTATTCAGGTGTTTTTGACGACGACGCATCTGGAAGGGCGCTTAAAAGAGGCGGTCGGGCGCTTGATGCGCGCCTCAGACGCTACGGCGGCCGCTTTTGAGGCGCGCGGCGGCGCGTATTGCGAGCGGGCCTTGGCGCCGGTCTCATTGGCCCCGCTGTCAGAAGAGGCGCTGGTGAGTGGCCTCTGA